From Vibrio aerogenes, a single genomic window includes:
- the accD gene encoding acetyl-CoA carboxylase, carboxyltransferase subunit beta, with translation MSWLEKILEKSNIVSSRKASIPEGVWTKCTSCEQVLYYAELERNLEVCPKCNHHMRMKARRRIETFLDADNRVEIGDDLEPQDKLKFKDSKRYKERIAAAQKNSGEKDALIVMKGELLGMPLVACAFEFSFMGGSMGSVVGARFVKAVEAAIENQCGLVCFSASGGARMQEALMSLMQMAKTSAALERLSQKGLPFISVMTDPTMGGVSASLAMLGDINIGEPKALIGFAGRRVIEQTVREDLPDGFQRSEFLLEHGAIDMIVDRREMRERIAGLIAKLTNTSVQISESVLPEPAYSVPEAENEE, from the coding sequence ATGAGTTGGCTCGAAAAGATTTTAGAAAAAAGTAACATAGTAAGCTCACGTAAAGCGTCTATTCCTGAAGGTGTATGGACGAAATGTACATCATGTGAACAGGTTCTCTATTACGCTGAATTAGAGCGGAATTTAGAAGTTTGTCCAAAATGTAATCACCACATGCGGATGAAAGCGCGGCGACGGATTGAAACGTTTTTGGATGCTGATAACCGGGTGGAAATCGGAGATGATTTAGAACCTCAGGACAAGCTGAAGTTTAAAGATTCCAAGCGTTATAAAGAGCGCATTGCGGCCGCACAGAAGAATAGTGGGGAAAAAGATGCGCTGATTGTCATGAAGGGTGAATTATTGGGAATGCCTTTAGTTGCCTGTGCGTTTGAGTTTTCTTTTATGGGCGGTTCCATGGGCTCAGTTGTTGGTGCCCGCTTTGTTAAAGCCGTTGAAGCAGCAATTGAAAACCAATGTGGTCTGGTTTGTTTTTCTGCCAGTGGCGGCGCTCGTATGCAAGAAGCCCTGATGTCTCTGATGCAAATGGCAAAAACAAGCGCTGCATTAGAGCGACTTTCTCAGAAAGGATTACCGTTTATTTCCGTGATGACAGATCCAACAATGGGCGGTGTATCTGCAAGTCTGGCGATGCTCGGAGACATTAATATTGGTGAACCTAAAGCATTAATTGGTTTCGCTGGCCGCCGGGTGATAGAGCAAACTGTTCGTGAAGATTTACCAGACGGGTTCCAGCGTAGTGAATTTTTGCTTGAACATGGCGCTATTGATATGATCGTTGACCGTCGTGAGATGCGTGAACGGATTGCGGGGCTGATTGCCAAGCTGACTAACACCTCAGTTCAGATCAGTGAGTCAGTACTTCCAGAGCCAGCTTATTCAGTTCCCGAAGCCGAAAATGAAGAGTAA
- a CDS encoding SPOR domain-containing protein has product MASRFQSRLVGTIVLVALGVIILPDILDGHKTRYKEDIASIPLKPEVGEDSGQYEILSPEESQTELPESPVEPKETVAESQRPNPAAEMTDTVATTPKEVPEVNEYKDSGWIIQLMALKNSENAKKLVADLQKRGFIAHTKSEHGYTRVIIGPDVSKEKLEQQIIELQKITGSKGQLLKFKPLNP; this is encoded by the coding sequence ATGGCAAGCCGGTTTCAAAGTCGTCTGGTCGGAACAATTGTTCTGGTTGCTTTAGGTGTCATCATTCTTCCGGATATTCTGGATGGCCATAAGACACGCTATAAAGAAGATATCGCAAGTATCCCGCTTAAGCCTGAAGTGGGAGAAGATTCCGGACAATATGAAATATTGTCCCCGGAAGAGAGTCAGACTGAGCTTCCTGAGTCACCGGTAGAGCCGAAAGAAACGGTGGCAGAATCGCAGAGACCAAATCCAGCGGCTGAGATGACTGATACTGTAGCGACTACACCTAAAGAAGTGCCTGAAGTTAATGAATATAAGGATAGTGGGTGGATTATTCAGTTGATGGCTTTAAAGAACAGCGAGAATGCGAAGAAGCTTGTGGCTGATTTGCAAAAGCGTGGCTTTATCGCTCATACAAAATCAGAGCATGGATATACCCGGGTGATCATTGGTCCTGATGTCTCAAAAGAAAAACTGGAGCAACAGATCATCGAGTTACAAAAAATAACGGGATCTAAAGGTCAATTGCTTAAATTTAAGCCGCTAAATCCGTAA
- the truA gene encoding tRNA pseudouridine(38-40) synthase TruA codes for MRIALGVEYDGAHYFGWQRQKEVQSIQQKLEAALSQVANHPVEVQCAGRTDAGVHGTGQVVHFDTDSRRHQAAWTMGVNANLPRDIAVLWAKEVSDDFHARFSATARRYRYIIYNHNLRPGIYASGVSHYHGDICAERMHLAGQYLLGENDFTSFRAAHCQSKSPWRNVMHLNVSRFQRYIVIDIKANAFVHHMVRNIAGSLITVGKGDQEPEWIEWLLQAKDRKLASATAKPDGLYLVEVDYPDEYHLPPHPVGPLFLSDEL; via the coding sequence ATGAGAATCGCTTTAGGTGTGGAGTATGACGGAGCTCATTATTTTGGTTGGCAGCGACAAAAAGAAGTGCAGAGTATTCAGCAAAAACTGGAGGCTGCACTCTCTCAGGTAGCTAACCATCCGGTTGAAGTTCAGTGTGCAGGCCGCACTGATGCCGGTGTTCACGGAACCGGGCAGGTTGTTCATTTTGATACAGATTCGAGGCGTCATCAGGCTGCATGGACAATGGGTGTAAATGCGAACTTACCCCGGGATATTGCTGTATTATGGGCGAAAGAAGTTTCAGATGATTTTCATGCCCGTTTTTCTGCAACAGCAAGGCGCTATCGTTACATTATATATAATCATAATTTACGGCCGGGTATATATGCTTCAGGTGTCAGCCATTATCATGGTGATATTTGTGCTGAAAGGATGCATCTGGCCGGGCAATATTTATTGGGTGAAAATGATTTCACTTCTTTTCGGGCTGCACATTGTCAATCCAAGAGTCCATGGCGAAATGTGATGCATTTAAATGTGAGCCGCTTTCAACGCTATATTGTGATTGATATTAAAGCGAATGCTTTTGTTCATCATATGGTAAGAAATATCGCTGGTAGCCTGATCACGGTCGGAAAAGGTGATCAGGAACCTGAGTGGATCGAGTGGTTGTTGCAGGCTAAAGACCGGAAACTTGCCTCTGCGACAGCAAAGCCTGATGGTTTGTACCTGGTTGAGGTCGATTATCCGGATGAGTATCATTTACCTCCTCATCCTGTTGGACCTTTGTTTTTGTCTGATGAATTATGA
- the folC gene encoding bifunctional tetrahydrofolate synthase/dihydrofolate synthase, producing the protein MNQNIVPQATSSLPVWLDYLSNIHSSAIDLGLERVQIVAGRADLCKPAPLVITVAGTNGKGSTCALIESILLEAGYTVGVYSSPHLIRYTERVRVNGKELTEEDHCRAFDFIEKHRQDVSLSYFEFGTLAALALLKQARLDVVVLEVGLGGRLDATNVVDHDISVITSLAIDHTDWLGDDIEQIGYEKAGIFRAGRPAICGQYQPPSSVAGYADEIGATLYQAGIQYDHSVSDGVWSWKNGAFELDQLPLPGLPLPNAATALMTLQCSGLEITDVQVVQGLKKAALPGRMQEINDSPLIILDVAHNPHSASYLAGQISRKYPERHIHIVIGMLHDKDIAGTVSALMPIAGHWYPASLQGPRAASAAEIKRHLPELSASETYSSPAEAFEAAMTHVFGDDVILVVGSFFTIGEVLDCWQKREES; encoded by the coding sequence ATGAATCAAAACATTGTCCCACAAGCCACATCTTCGCTACCGGTGTGGCTTGATTATTTATCCAATATTCATTCCTCTGCAATTGATCTTGGTCTTGAACGCGTCCAGATCGTTGCCGGGCGTGCAGATTTATGCAAGCCTGCTCCTTTAGTGATTACTGTTGCCGGAACAAATGGTAAGGGTTCTACTTGTGCATTGATTGAGTCTATCCTGCTTGAAGCAGGGTATACGGTTGGTGTTTACAGTTCGCCACACCTGATTCGTTATACAGAACGAGTGCGGGTGAATGGTAAAGAGTTAACTGAAGAAGACCATTGCCGTGCTTTTGATTTTATAGAAAAGCATCGTCAGGACGTGAGCCTTAGCTATTTTGAATTCGGTACACTAGCTGCCTTAGCTCTGTTGAAACAAGCCAGACTGGATGTTGTGGTCCTGGAAGTTGGTCTGGGGGGGCGTCTGGATGCAACTAACGTTGTTGACCATGATATTTCTGTGATTACCAGTCTTGCCATAGATCATACCGACTGGCTTGGTGATGATATTGAACAAATAGGTTATGAGAAAGCTGGTATTTTCCGCGCCGGAAGACCGGCAATTTGTGGTCAATATCAACCACCATCAAGTGTTGCCGGTTACGCCGATGAAATCGGTGCAACACTGTATCAGGCCGGTATCCAGTATGATCATTCGGTCAGTGATGGTGTATGGTCCTGGAAAAATGGTGCTTTTGAGTTAGATCAGCTACCGTTACCTGGTTTACCGTTGCCGAATGCGGCCACGGCGTTGATGACTCTTCAGTGCTCAGGGCTCGAAATTACTGATGTACAGGTTGTTCAGGGGCTGAAAAAAGCTGCGTTACCCGGAAGAATGCAGGAAATAAATGATTCTCCGTTAATTATTCTGGATGTTGCACACAACCCGCATTCTGCATCTTACCTCGCCGGTCAGATATCCCGAAAGTATCCGGAACGGCATATTCATATCGTCATTGGTATGTTGCATGATAAAGATATTGCCGGGACTGTATCGGCATTAATGCCAATTGCTGGTCACTGGTATCCGGCGTCACTTCAGGGGCCGAGAGCTGCGTCAGCAGCAGAAATCAAACGGCACTTACCTGAATTGTCAGCCAGCGAGACTTACTCATCGCCTGCAGAAGCTTTTGAAGCTGCAATGACACATGTTTTCGGGGATGATGTCATACTTGTGGTTGGATCGTTTTTTACGATTGGAGAAGTCTTGGATTGTTGGCAAAAACGGGAGGAGTCTTAG
- a CDS encoding CvpA family protein, with amino-acid sequence MNWLDIVILSVIGLSAFISLIRGFTKEALSLVTWLGAFFVASHYYQKLAIYLTSIQDEMFRSGAAIAALFIATLIVGAVVNYVVAQLVQKTGLSGTDRVLGVVFGGFRGVLIVAAVLFFMDAFTAFPSAEWWKNSQLVPQFSWIIVQFFEHLQTSSSFLSGTV; translated from the coding sequence ATGAATTGGTTAGATATTGTCATTTTAAGTGTGATTGGCCTGTCGGCTTTTATCAGTTTAATCCGGGGGTTTACTAAGGAAGCCTTATCACTGGTGACCTGGTTAGGTGCTTTTTTCGTAGCAAGTCATTATTATCAGAAATTAGCTATTTATTTAACCAGTATTCAGGATGAGATGTTTCGCAGTGGCGCCGCGATTGCTGCGTTGTTTATTGCAACGTTAATTGTCGGTGCAGTTGTCAATTATGTTGTTGCACAACTTGTACAAAAAACAGGCCTTTCTGGTACTGATCGGGTCCTCGGAGTGGTATTTGGTGGTTTCCGTGGAGTGTTGATTGTTGCCGCAGTATTGTTTTTTATGGATGCGTTTACCGCATTCCCTAGCGCTGAGTGGTGGAAAAACTCACAGTTGGTTCCGCAGTTTAGCTGGATTATTGTGCAGTTTTTTGAGCACTTGCAGACATCATCAAGTTTTCTTTCCGGCACAGTTTAG